Proteins encoded within one genomic window of Spirochaeta isovalerica:
- a CDS encoding ATP-dependent helicase: MAVDTNKVRLNPEQKLAVDTIEGPLLIIAGAGSGKTGVITNRIVNMLNHGIPQSHILALTFTNKAAREMGERVKLITGKKLSNLTISTFHSFGLKVLKEKIGYLGYRNNFTIYDTGDKMACIKEAARELKLKYENPELMELSNLFSAIKTQRVMWDRTNDMHRELYNEYLDHMKLYNAVDFDDLIILPIKLFEESEEILNTFRKRYRYLMVDEFQDTSLIQYKFLNLLASESRNICCVGDDDQSIYSWRGANYENLVQFEKDYPELIEIKLERNYRSTGTILKAANAVIANNTNRKSKELWTELNHNEMTIKLNNPEDDREEGEFIADTIAMLRTRERIKYDQVGILIRTNNLTKAIEDALLAHNIPYTMSGGTSFFERREIRDIISYLKIINNPDDDINVLRAINVPRRGIGKKTLETLINLSQAKRCSLYSAITSVVYSSDAPVSDSIKGNLADFVELIDSYTNAFEEGQDLAGTAMELVEEIDYWAYLLQEHQKNDKVAKWKYDNVTMFIDFFRRWEKNPDNLDPSLSKWINRITLVTRDENQEDDSGKVNLMTIHASKGLEFDHVFLAGVEEDIMPHARSVAESEANIEEERRLFYVAITRARKSLFITYCRKRKQLRDIIEPKPSRFLEEIPSDLMEQMESEKEIENADEATEYFGRMPWK, translated from the coding sequence ATGGCTGTAGATACCAATAAAGTACGACTCAATCCCGAACAGAAACTTGCAGTGGATACAATTGAAGGTCCTCTTCTGATCATTGCCGGCGCCGGTAGCGGCAAAACCGGGGTCATTACCAATCGTATCGTCAACATGCTCAATCACGGGATACCCCAATCGCACATACTGGCTTTGACATTCACAAATAAAGCGGCCAGAGAAATGGGAGAAAGGGTCAAGCTTATTACGGGAAAGAAACTTTCCAATCTGACCATTTCCACCTTTCATTCTTTCGGACTTAAAGTTCTCAAGGAAAAAATAGGATACCTCGGTTACAGGAACAATTTCACGATTTACGATACGGGAGACAAGATGGCCTGTATTAAAGAAGCCGCCCGGGAATTGAAGCTGAAATACGAGAACCCCGAATTAATGGAGCTATCCAATCTCTTTTCAGCGATAAAAACTCAGAGAGTCATGTGGGATCGTACGAATGATATGCATCGCGAACTCTATAATGAATATCTCGATCATATGAAGTTATATAATGCTGTGGATTTTGATGACCTTATCATACTACCCATCAAGCTTTTCGAAGAGTCTGAAGAAATCCTCAATACCTTCAGAAAGCGTTATCGGTATCTTATGGTTGATGAATTTCAGGATACTTCGCTAATTCAGTATAAATTCTTAAACCTTCTAGCCAGTGAGTCTCGTAATATCTGTTGCGTGGGCGATGACGATCAGTCCATTTATTCCTGGAGAGGCGCGAATTATGAAAATCTCGTACAGTTTGAAAAGGATTATCCTGAGCTTATCGAAATAAAACTGGAACGGAACTATCGATCGACGGGAACGATATTGAAAGCTGCGAACGCCGTAATTGCCAACAACACAAACAGGAAGTCCAAGGAATTATGGACTGAACTCAATCACAATGAAATGACAATCAAACTGAACAACCCGGAAGATGACCGCGAAGAAGGTGAGTTTATAGCAGACACCATAGCCATGCTCAGGACCAGAGAGAGAATCAAGTACGATCAGGTCGGAATTCTGATTCGAACCAACAATTTGACAAAAGCGATTGAAGATGCACTGCTGGCCCATAATATCCCCTATACGATGTCCGGTGGTACAAGTTTTTTTGAGAGAAGAGAAATCCGGGACATAATTTCCTATCTGAAAATCATCAATAATCCCGATGACGATATAAATGTCCTGAGGGCTATAAACGTTCCCAGACGGGGTATCGGCAAGAAAACTCTTGAAACGCTGATAAACCTCTCTCAAGCGAAAAGATGCAGTCTTTATTCGGCTATAACTTCAGTCGTTTATTCTTCCGACGCCCCCGTTTCTGATTCCATTAAAGGAAATCTGGCCGACTTTGTCGAGCTGATAGACAGCTATACCAATGCTTTCGAAGAAGGACAGGATCTGGCCGGTACGGCGATGGAGCTTGTCGAAGAAATCGATTACTGGGCTTATCTTTTACAGGAGCATCAGAAAAATGATAAAGTAGCCAAGTGGAAATACGATAACGTCACGATGTTCATTGATTTCTTCCGCCGCTGGGAGAAAAATCCCGATAACCTCGATCCTTCCCTTTCTAAATGGATTAACAGGATAACTCTTGTTACTCGCGATGAGAATCAGGAAGATGATAGCGGAAAAGTTAACCTGATGACAATTCACGCTTCCAAAGGACTGGAATTTGATCATGTTTTTCTTGCCGGTGTAGAAGAGGATATAATGCCACATGCCCGTTCCGTTGCTGAATCAGAGGCGAATATTGAGGAAGAAAGACGTCTTTTTTATGTAGCCATAACCAGAGCGAGAAAATCTCTTTTTATCACCTACTGCCGCAAGAGAAAGCAGCTGAGGGATATTATCGAACCTAAACCTTCCCGTTTTCTGGAAGAGATACCCTCTGACCTGATGGAACAGATGGAAAGCGAAAAAGAAATAGAAAATGCCGATGAAGCCACGGAATATTTCGGCAGAATGCCCTGGAAATAA